In Hallerella succinigenes, the following are encoded in one genomic region:
- a CDS encoding ABC transporter substrate-binding protein/permease, giving the protein MIRNTLLFLTSLFISLAITACENSQNALQNRVFSIQDLGHKKVGVQIGNTADIYASDFGGDTAKIDVERYTKLADAIQALRQGKIDAVMSDDEPAKAFVKQNPSLRILDEVFVEEFYAGVIAKENKSLLDSVNLAIREMKANGIYDSLFNRYINRTSEFRYTPKVQNGPKLVLATNAQFPPYEYHAGNQIIGLDIDICYYIADFLGRTLEIQDIEFDAIINAVSSGKADMGFAGFSVTEERKKSIHFTDNYTLSKIVVIVRGEKNDELEESFSEHFYKNFIKDARWKFIVQGLGNTLLISFFAALLGIVIGFLIAMFRVNNEYNGRYKIPNAIGKVYLAVIRGTPMMVQLLIIYYVVFSSVNINKILVAIIAFGLNSGAYVSEIIRSGIKGVDPGQIEAGRSLGLRFRTVLFYIVYPQAFKNSMPALTNEFVSLIKETSIVGYIGLTDLTRGGDIIRSMTYEAMLPLLAVAAIYFVLVAGLSTVVSKLEKRMKKNER; this is encoded by the coding sequence ATGATCCGGAACACACTTCTATTCCTTACAAGTTTGTTTATCTCGCTCGCCATCACCGCCTGCGAAAATTCCCAAAACGCCCTCCAGAACCGCGTTTTTTCCATCCAAGACCTAGGCCACAAAAAAGTAGGCGTCCAGATCGGCAACACCGCCGACATCTATGCATCGGACTTCGGAGGAGACACTGCCAAGATCGATGTGGAACGCTATACCAAACTCGCCGATGCGATCCAGGCTCTCCGTCAAGGAAAAATCGATGCCGTTATGAGCGACGACGAACCGGCAAAGGCTTTTGTCAAGCAAAACCCATCGCTTCGCATCCTCGACGAAGTTTTTGTCGAAGAATTCTACGCCGGAGTCATCGCCAAGGAAAATAAAAGCCTTCTCGACAGCGTCAACCTCGCCATCCGAGAGATGAAGGCGAACGGAATTTACGATTCCCTATTCAACCGATACATCAACCGCACAAGCGAATTCCGTTACACGCCAAAAGTCCAGAACGGTCCGAAGCTCGTTCTCGCGACCAACGCGCAATTTCCTCCATACGAATATCACGCAGGCAACCAAATCATCGGTTTAGACATCGACATCTGCTATTATATCGCCGATTTCCTCGGGCGCACCCTTGAAATCCAGGATATTGAATTCGACGCGATCATCAACGCCGTTTCCTCAGGCAAGGCCGACATGGGTTTTGCCGGATTCTCCGTGACCGAAGAACGCAAAAAATCCATCCATTTTACAGACAATTACACGCTTTCCAAAATCGTCGTCATCGTCCGCGGAGAAAAAAACGACGAGCTTGAAGAAAGTTTCTCCGAACACTTTTACAAGAATTTCATCAAGGATGCCCGTTGGAAATTTATCGTCCAAGGCCTCGGAAACACGCTCCTCATTTCCTTCTTCGCAGCCCTTCTTGGCATTGTCATCGGCTTCCTCATCGCCATGTTCCGCGTGAACAACGAATACAACGGACGTTACAAAATTCCTAACGCCATCGGCAAAGTTTATCTCGCCGTCATTCGCGGAACCCCGATGATGGTCCAACTTTTGATCATTTACTATGTCGTATTTTCATCCGTCAACATCAACAAGATTCTTGTCGCCATCATCGCATTCGGCTTGAATTCCGGAGCCTACGTTTCCGAAATTATCCGCAGCGGCATCAAGGGTGTGGATCCTGGGCAAATCGAAGCGGGTCGCAGCCTCGGTCTCCGATTCCGCACAGTCCTCTTCTACATCGTCTATCCGCAAGCCTTTAAAAATTCCATGCCCGCCCTGACAAACGAATTCGTTTCCCTCATCAAGGAAACTTCGATTGTCGGCTACATTGGTCTCACCGACCTAACCCGTGGCGGAGACATTATCCGCAGCATGACATACGAAGCCATGCTCCCGCTTCTTGCCGTCGCCGCAATTTATTTTGTACTCGTTGCGGGCCTTTCTACCGTCGTCTCTAAGCTTGAAAAGAGGATGAAGAAAAATGAACGCTAA
- a CDS encoding amino acid ABC transporter ATP-binding protein, which produces MNANSEILIQVKNLCKAYGEKQILKNVSLDVHKGDVIAIIGPSGCGKSTFLRQLNLLENPTSGDILLDGESILQKKTSKPDIRKRVGMVFQQFNLFKNMTALKNIQFAPAKLGLLSKAEAETKARELLARVGLSDRADHYPAQLSGGQQQRIAIARALAMNPEVLLFDEPTSALDPEMVGEVLKIMKELALSGMTMLVVTHEMNFAKEVANRVLFFSDGIIKEDGSPEEIFDHPKDARLQEFLSALKK; this is translated from the coding sequence ATGAACGCTAATAGTGAAATTTTGATTCAGGTCAAGAATCTCTGCAAAGCTTATGGCGAAAAGCAGATTCTCAAGAACGTCTCCTTGGATGTTCACAAAGGCGATGTCATTGCAATCATCGGGCCTTCAGGTTGTGGAAAATCCACTTTTTTACGCCAGCTGAATCTTCTCGAAAATCCGACAAGTGGCGACATTCTCCTTGACGGAGAAAGCATTCTTCAAAAAAAGACTTCTAAGCCGGACATCCGAAAGCGCGTAGGAATGGTCTTCCAACAGTTCAACCTGTTCAAGAACATGACCGCCCTCAAAAACATCCAGTTTGCCCCGGCAAAGCTCGGTCTCCTCTCCAAAGCCGAAGCCGAAACAAAAGCTCGCGAACTTTTAGCGCGCGTAGGACTTTCCGACAGGGCCGATCATTATCCGGCACAACTTTCCGGTGGACAGCAGCAGCGCATCGCAATCGCACGCGCTCTTGCCATGAATCCAGAAGTGCTCCTGTTCGACGAGCCCACAAGCGCGCTCGATCCGGAAATGGTCGGAGAAGTTCTCAAAATCATGAAGGAACTCGCCCTATCCGGCATGACCATGCTCGTCGTAACCCACGAAATGAATTTCGCCAAAGAAGTCGCCAATCGCGTGCTCTTCTTCTCGGATGGAATCATCAAGGAAGACGGTTCTCCGGAAGAAATTTTCGACCACCCCAAGGATGCCCGCCTTCAGGAATTTCTTTCAGCGTTAAAAAAGTAA
- a CDS encoding acetolactate decarboxylase → MKNKDFRGECVYQISTLNALPLGYTRKVVTVADLLAHGDTGLGTFENLDGEMIVSTGVPFASVGWLKGFGLNSMHIVRIDCFFEKVDARSENGLRTQHVELKELLGMNQKAFTFERNLLPEQGVLEGHQAGGAGKGLIYFFNAERNS, encoded by the coding sequence ATGAAAAACAAAGACTTTAGGGGAGAATGCGTGTATCAGATTTCCACGTTGAACGCATTACCGCTGGGTTATACCCGAAAGGTCGTTACCGTTGCGGACCTTTTGGCGCATGGCGATACGGGCCTTGGTACTTTTGAAAATCTGGATGGGGAAATGATCGTTTCGACGGGAGTGCCTTTTGCATCGGTTGGATGGTTGAAAGGCTTTGGTCTGAACAGCATGCACATTGTGCGAATCGACTGTTTCTTTGAAAAGGTGGATGCCCGTTCGGAAAACGGTCTAAGAACCCAGCACGTGGAACTGAAAGAGCTGCTCGGGATGAATCAAAAAGCCTTTACTTTTGAAAGAAACTTACTCCCTGAACAAGGCGTCCTAGAAGGACATCAAGCAGGTGGAGCAGGGAAAGGGTTAATTTACTTTTTTAACGCTGAAAGAAATTCCTGA